In one Gemella haemolysans ATCC 10379 genomic region, the following are encoded:
- a CDS encoding nitroreductase family protein — translation MRNFFNALLGKKSLDFFEVIKGRKSVKYFDTDVKIKREEIIEMLDEANIAPSSCNLQPWRYIVVDTPEGKEKLGSANYNKIQNETSAAMIIVLGDLNYYNKFDEIYGEAVEKGYMTQEVKDGFEKGMVPQLEKIPVDKNREGVYFDCGLWTMQFTNIAYAKGYDTNIIGGFMRDKVAELFELEENLVPVMLIALGKKEKDGRPSVRVKAEKLVRFE, via the coding sequence GTGAGAAACTTTTTTAATGCACTATTAGGTAAGAAAAGTCTAGATTTTTTTGAAGTGATAAAAGGAAGAAAATCAGTTAAGTATTTCGATACTGATGTTAAAATTAAACGTGAAGAAATTATAGAGATGTTAGATGAAGCGAATATTGCTCCTTCATCTTGTAACCTTCAACCTTGGAGGTATATCGTTGTGGATACTCCTGAAGGAAAAGAGAAGTTAGGCAGTGCTAACTACAATAAAATTCAAAATGAAACTTCTGCTGCGATGATTATCGTACTAGGTGATTTAAACTACTATAATAAGTTTGATGAGATATATGGTGAGGCTGTAGAAAAAGGTTATATGACTCAAGAAGTTAAAGATGGCTTTGAAAAAGGTATGGTTCCTCAATTAGAAAAAATCCCGGTTGATAAAAATAGAGAAGGTGTTTATTTTGACTGTGGATTATGGACGATGCAATTTACTAATATAGCTTATGCTAAAGGGTATGACACTAATATTATTGGTGGATTTATGAGAGATAAAGTTGCTGAATTATTTGAGTTAGAGGAAAACTTAGTGCCTGTGATGTTAATTGCACTAGGTAAAAAAGAAAAAGATGGAAGACCGTCTGTAAGAGTTAAAGCTGAAAAACTAGTAAGATTTGAATAA
- a CDS encoding CapA family protein encodes MRKILVYMLGLLSISGIIFSCIYFLTASDKEGGILKKDSDSSVKTARVVANGDILIHDALYYTAKKEDGSYDFNPFFEYVKSWIEGADLAIGDFEGTISDRSPLGGYPLFNAPVQIADTMKDVGYDVVDLAHNHILDTGLYGLKYTDKVFKERGLETVGVHTDKNRSEDKILIKEVNGIKIAILAYAYGYNGMDANLTMQERNNHLSDLDEEKMKEEIERAEKEADVTVVMPQMGVEYKMEPTEEQKVLYHKMIEWGADVVFGGHPHVIEPAETVEKDGDKKFIIYSMGNFVSNQRMERMENKWPERGLLMDVTFEKTNDKTTVKTVKAHPTLVYSKLNGRDINGIPLYDYKIMVLEDFIEGGKYRNKLDGDMKDKVDTSYKEIMELVDLKW; translated from the coding sequence TTGAGAAAAATATTAGTTTATATGCTGGGATTACTAAGTATTAGCGGTATTATTTTTTCATGTATTTATTTTTTAACAGCATCTGATAAAGAAGGAGGAATATTAAAGAAAGATAGTGACTCAAGTGTAAAAACTGCACGAGTAGTAGCTAATGGAGATATTCTTATTCACGATGCTTTGTATTATACTGCTAAAAAGGAAGATGGAAGTTATGATTTTAATCCGTTTTTTGAATATGTTAAATCGTGGATAGAAGGAGCTGACCTGGCGATAGGTGATTTCGAAGGTACTATTAGCGATCGTTCTCCGTTAGGAGGGTATCCGTTGTTTAATGCTCCTGTGCAAATTGCAGACACTATGAAAGATGTAGGGTATGATGTTGTCGATTTAGCTCATAATCATATACTAGATACAGGTTTATATGGATTGAAATATACGGATAAGGTCTTTAAAGAAAGAGGCTTAGAAACTGTTGGAGTTCATACAGATAAAAATCGTTCAGAAGATAAAATTCTTATAAAAGAAGTTAATGGAATCAAAATAGCAATACTAGCCTATGCGTATGGCTATAATGGAATGGATGCAAACCTTACAATGCAGGAAAGAAACAATCATTTATCGGATCTTGATGAGGAGAAGATGAAAGAAGAGATAGAGAGGGCTGAGAAGGAAGCTGATGTTACAGTAGTAATGCCTCAAATGGGGGTAGAGTATAAGATGGAACCTACAGAAGAACAGAAAGTCCTTTATCACAAAATGATTGAATGGGGTGCTGATGTAGTATTTGGAGGACATCCTCATGTTATAGAACCTGCTGAGACTGTGGAAAAAGATGGAGATAAGAAATTTATTATATATTCTATGGGTAATTTTGTTTCTAATCAACGTATGGAAAGAATGGAGAATAAGTGGCCTGAGAGAGGTTTACTGATGGATGTTACATTTGAAAAAACAAACGATAAAACAACTGTTAAAACTGTAAAAGCTCATCCAACACTAGTTTATTCTAAACTTAACGGTAGAGATATAAATGGAATTCCATTATATGACTATAAAATTATGGTGTTAGAGGATTTTATCGAAGGTGGAAAATATCGAAATAAGCTAGATGGGGATATGAAAGATAAAGTGGATACTTCATATAAAGAAATAATGGAACTTGTTGATTTAAAATGGTAA
- the dprA gene encoding DNA-processing protein DprA produces MWEYSGNFTEEQKRVLLSLVAIEKVTTLKLHRVFNDLNSIEKILDLSVPELAVYFGSNAEEIYTKLHNNMEFDFESYFEFYKVKYMFCDDVYYPKEFFRVYDYPYVIFYRGNKDLLLFRRKISIVGSRNNTSYSKDALDCIVPYLSMNNFVIVSGLATGVDSLAHEGALKSKGYTIGVIAHGHNIIYPEQSYKLYKELERNHLIISEYFPTSPIRKYKFLERNRLVAGLSSALLVTEAAKRSGTQRTVDFALDVGSDVFCLPGKFGDKMSYAMNEYIKEGAILVNKLEDFGDELGF; encoded by the coding sequence ATGTGGGAGTATAGTGGGAATTTTACAGAAGAACAGAAAAGAGTACTACTTTCATTAGTGGCAATTGAGAAGGTTACTACGCTTAAATTACATAGGGTATTTAATGATTTAAATAGTATAGAGAAGATTTTGGATTTATCTGTACCAGAGTTAGCTGTATATTTTGGAAGTAATGCTGAGGAAATCTATACTAAACTTCATAATAATATGGAGTTTGATTTCGAGAGTTATTTTGAATTTTATAAAGTGAAATATATGTTTTGTGATGATGTTTATTATCCTAAGGAATTTTTTAGGGTTTATGATTATCCATACGTCATCTTTTATAGAGGTAATAAAGATCTACTGTTGTTTAGGAGGAAAATTTCTATAGTAGGTAGTAGAAACAATACCTCGTATTCGAAAGATGCTCTCGATTGTATAGTACCCTATTTATCGATGAATAATTTTGTGATAGTAAGTGGTCTTGCTACAGGTGTTGATAGTCTTGCTCATGAGGGGGCTTTAAAAAGTAAAGGATACACTATTGGTGTAATAGCTCATGGGCACAACATTATTTATCCGGAACAAAGTTACAAGCTCTATAAGGAGCTAGAACGAAACCATCTTATTATATCTGAGTATTTTCCAACTTCGCCTATAAGGAAATATAAGTTTTTAGAACGAAATAGGCTTGTTGCTGGTCTTTCTAGTGCTCTTTTGGTAACTGAGGCAGCGAAAAGGAGTGGTACACAGAGGACGGTGGATTTCGCCTTAGATGTAGGTTCTGATGTATTCTGCCTACCGGGGAAATTTGGCGATAAGATGAGTTATGCAATGAACGAATACATTAAAGAGGGGGCGATACTTGTAAATAAATTAGAGGATTTTGGTGATGAGTTAGGATTTTAG
- a CDS encoding competence protein CoiA: protein MYVAYDSKDEVFNALDKDIEKNREYHCPICGGKVIFKKGVKIQSHFAHAKNCSCEFETYKKESSEHLEAKKDLYEHFRKKYRNVEVEHIFKTGENNDIQIADVFIKDNGIAFEYQRSVIPFDLIKARTKGYMRAGLKLIWLIDTNKFIKELKSYDGISYIRYSPFVDNFLNYYQGKVFFYGWDNINKKFEFYQIWAHNLKKRNAVCIKTSLGIDEFDVPLDLKLLDKDLTSKLYPSDVENYVYEQIKFDKTVKNKVLSMFYNQHIGLNNIPEVIGVNMLEQVLIRTPLVYWQGLMYRFYKEDKSYSELIRIMSNIIEFKDSIYINNIQQGEIFLKVFKAYYALLVENDK, encoded by the coding sequence ATGTACGTGGCATACGATAGTAAAGACGAAGTTTTTAATGCATTGGATAAGGATATAGAAAAGAATAGAGAGTATCACTGTCCAATATGCGGGGGAAAAGTAATTTTCAAAAAAGGAGTAAAGATTCAATCGCATTTTGCTCATGCTAAAAATTGCTCTTGTGAGTTTGAAACTTATAAGAAGGAGAGTAGTGAGCATCTAGAAGCGAAGAAAGATCTTTATGAGCATTTTAGAAAGAAATATCGTAATGTAGAAGTCGAACATATTTTTAAAACAGGGGAAAATAATGATATTCAAATAGCAGATGTGTTTATTAAAGATAACGGCATTGCTTTTGAGTATCAAAGATCAGTTATCCCTTTTGATCTTATTAAAGCTAGAACAAAAGGTTATATGAGGGCTGGCTTGAAGCTGATTTGGTTAATTGATACAAACAAATTTATAAAAGAATTAAAAAGTTACGATGGTATAAGTTATATTAGATATTCGCCGTTTGTGGATAATTTCTTGAATTATTATCAAGGGAAAGTGTTTTTCTATGGTTGGGATAATATAAACAAAAAATTTGAATTCTATCAAATCTGGGCTCATAATCTAAAAAAACGAAATGCTGTTTGTATAAAAACTTCATTAGGTATTGATGAGTTTGATGTACCACTTGATTTGAAACTACTGGACAAAGATTTAACGTCGAAATTATATCCATCGGATGTTGAAAATTATGTCTACGAACAAATTAAGTTCGATAAGACTGTGAAAAATAAAGTTTTAAGCATGTTTTATAATCAACATATAGGGTTGAATAATATTCCTGAAGTAATTGGTGTTAACATGTTAGAACAGGTGCTTATTAGAACACCGCTTGTCTATTGGCAAGGATTAATGTATAGATTTTATAAAGAAGATAAGAGTTATTCTGAGCTTATAAGAATAATGAGTAATATTATAGAATTTAAAGATAGTATTTATATTAATAATATTCAACAAGGGGAGATTTTCTTAAAAGTATTTAAAGCATATTATGCTTTGTTAGTAGAAAATGACAAGTAA
- a CDS encoding methyltransferase domain-containing protein has product MKIENVIKKFNQEEIYLCPKCLSESCIGNISLVCSNNHRYDFSKKGYIHLINNYKPTKYSEELFKARSEVFGNDFYANVLKNIQNLVEKYAEGIVLDIGCGEGYYIKKLKMVFPEKYFYGLDNSKDAIELAVKEDKLNPYMVANLANLPFKDGSVSCILNILTPANYEEFFRVLGDEGYLIKVIPNANYLREIRELIGGKEYTNSDTVSLIEENCTIVERITVSDTFGLTQTQAASFLKMTPLTFSKVITDADIEKLKEITIDLELLVCKR; this is encoded by the coding sequence ATGAAAATAGAGAATGTAATAAAGAAGTTTAATCAAGAAGAAATATACCTTTGTCCAAAGTGTTTATCGGAGTCTTGTATAGGGAATATTAGTTTGGTTTGTAGTAATAATCATCGTTATGATTTTTCTAAAAAAGGTTATATCCATTTAATAAATAATTATAAACCTACAAAATATAGTGAAGAGCTGTTTAAAGCTCGTAGCGAAGTTTTTGGTAATGATTTTTATGCGAATGTTTTAAAAAATATCCAAAATTTAGTAGAAAAGTATGCTGAAGGTATCGTACTGGATATCGGTTGTGGAGAAGGTTATTACATCAAGAAGTTAAAGATGGTATTTCCTGAGAAATATTTTTATGGTCTAGATAACAGTAAGGATGCGATAGAACTAGCTGTTAAAGAGGATAAATTAAATCCATATATGGTTGCTAACTTAGCTAATCTTCCGTTCAAAGATGGCAGTGTTTCGTGTATCTTGAATATATTAACACCGGCGAATTATGAAGAGTTTTTCAGAGTGCTTGGAGATGAAGGATATTTGATTAAGGTTATTCCGAATGCTAATTATCTAAGAGAGATTAGAGAGTTGATTGGTGGTAAGGAATATACGAATAGTGATACTGTAAGTCTAATCGAGGAGAATTGTACTATCGTGGAGAGGATAACGGTAAGCGATACATTTGGATTAACACAGACGCAGGCGGCAAGTTTTCTAAAGATGACACCTTTAACGTTTTCTAAAGTTATCACAGATGCTGATATAGAAAAACTAAAAGAAATTACGATAGATTTGGAGCTTTTAGTTTGTAAAAGGTAA
- the tadA gene encoding tRNA adenosine(34) deaminase TadA — MKDHSYYMEMALEEARRAYAKGEVPIGAVLVIGDKVVAKAHNTREENQQALNHAEILVIKESCEKQGFWRLDNSYLYTTVEPCVMCSGAIVQARIENVIYGASDPKYGCCGSCIDLVGENKFNHQAKIISGVLEEECSILMKNFFKELRERKKK, encoded by the coding sequence GTGAAAGATCATTCTTATTATATGGAGATGGCGTTAGAAGAAGCGCGGAGAGCTTACGCTAAAGGGGAAGTTCCGATTGGGGCCGTGCTGGTTATTGGCGATAAGGTCGTTGCGAAGGCTCATAATACTCGAGAAGAAAATCAACAGGCGTTGAACCACGCAGAGATATTAGTTATTAAAGAAAGTTGTGAGAAACAAGGTTTTTGGAGACTTGATAATAGTTATTTATATACTACTGTAGAGCCTTGTGTTATGTGCAGTGGAGCCATTGTTCAAGCTAGAATTGAAAATGTTATTTATGGTGCGAGTGATCCTAAATATGGTTGCTGTGGTAGTTGCATTGATTTAGTGGGTGAGAATAAATTCAATCATCAGGCTAAGATTATCTCTGGGGTGCTTGAAGAAGAGTGCTCTATACTGATGAAGAATTTTTTTAAAGAGTTAAGAGAGCGAAAAAAGAAATAA
- a CDS encoding YdcF family protein, whose protein sequence is MVIGLFIVFAVFLLLFLFVLYLDRRNLFLGIFFIATGLSFIFYVMAFITNNAAGNKFIYTLGVVLLVIAVVIFTLLPIVVVIMFLYNSFMLIRREGLRVGNLLSLATFFFLVGYFIYWPRVADYTYGNLILSALYSYVGLVVLYFLCIAMSYLVSSVLNIINILPRRIDYVVVLGAGLIGERVTPLLASRIRKGINVYKANPGSKLIMSGGQGPDEVVSEAFAMKNYAFEQGVDENDIILEDKSTSTEENIIFSKKFIPADKSFAVVTNYYHVYRALVQARTLGFRCIGYGAPTKFYFTLNAFIREFIGYLYFKRKIHAIVLGMLTFLFIAIIIFLNVYYWLNNH, encoded by the coding sequence ATGGTAATAGGTTTGTTTATAGTTTTTGCAGTATTTCTGTTACTATTTTTATTTGTTTTGTATTTAGATAGAAGAAATTTATTTCTAGGAATATTTTTTATAGCGACAGGTTTGAGTTTTATTTTTTATGTAATGGCATTTATCACTAATAATGCAGCAGGTAATAAGTTTATTTATACTTTGGGTGTAGTATTACTTGTTATAGCGGTGGTAATATTCACTTTACTGCCAATTGTAGTAGTAATTATGTTTTTATACAATTCATTTATGCTTATTAGAAGAGAAGGATTAAGGGTTGGGAACCTATTGAGTCTAGCTACGTTTTTCTTTCTAGTAGGTTATTTTATATATTGGCCACGCGTTGCTGACTATACTTATGGTAATCTAATATTGAGTGCACTTTATTCTTATGTTGGATTAGTAGTATTGTATTTCTTGTGTATAGCAATGTCTTACTTAGTATCTAGTGTTCTAAATATCATTAATATTCTACCGAGAAGGATTGATTATGTGGTAGTCTTGGGTGCAGGATTGATTGGTGAGAGGGTAACACCACTTCTTGCTAGTAGAATAAGAAAAGGGATAAATGTTTATAAAGCTAATCCTGGAAGTAAACTAATCATGTCGGGAGGACAAGGTCCTGATGAAGTAGTATCTGAAGCCTTTGCAATGAAAAACTATGCTTTTGAGCAGGGGGTTGATGAGAATGATATAATCTTAGAAGATAAATCAACTTCTACCGAAGAAAATATTATTTTTTCAAAGAAATTTATTCCTGCTGATAAAAGTTTCGCTGTGGTGACGAATTATTATCATGTATACCGAGCGTTAGTCCAAGCAAGAACTTTAGGTTTTAGATGTATTGGTTATGGAGCACCGACAAAATTCTATTTTACGCTAAATGCCTTCATTAGAGAATTTATTGGATATCTATATTTCAAAAGGAAAATACACGCTATAGTTCTAGGGATGCTGACATTCTTGTTTATAGCCATAATTATATTTTTAAATGTATATTATTGGCTTAATAATCACTAG
- a CDS encoding ATP-binding cassette domain-containing protein, with amino-acid sequence MLELKNIVKKYNTGGSQVAVLKSVNIHFRENEFVSILGASGSGKTTLLNIIGGLDKYTSGDMALMGRSTKEFKDRDWDSYRNGTIGFVFQSYNLIAHLSVIENVKLALSISGHSNSENHEKAKKVLEDVGLAEHLYKKPNQLSGGQMQRVAIARALVTDPKIILADEPTGALDSKTSVQIMELIKEISKTKLVIMVTHNPEIAKKYSDRIVRVKDGEIQEDTNPYVTNDITDNGFSLKKTAMAFSSAIKSSFKNLLTKKFRTFMTVAASSIGIISIGLVLSISSGMDKYIQTMQNENLSSMPIMISANQVNFGLSVDDDNSEKDSNGSELVPKSSRDVHRNLYSVDALGNGETFINYIQNNAKDYYSAIEFTQGYTIQALTKNAKGDVIAVKQDQDALGDSIFGVLPEDKNMIMNQYEVVKSSKDNFEYPSDNEVVLFTAKNNEIDKATLKALGFDENSKVKYEDIIGKEFSVIDNNNYYRKIGDGFVPRDVDTKMYDVGTKVKVVAILKAKDSFTRPQMTIGYTKSLQNKMLEKEAKSDIVVAQEKDKTVNVATRQKIDADMADQILATIGGKSTPSAIMLYPKSFNDRDKIAEVINNFNKKVAEKYGSDSSDYHKYSITYADMAKQMTTIMSQMINTISLILSAFAGISLIVSSIMIGILTYVSVVERTKEIGILRAIGARKKDITRIFIAEAGLIGFISGAVGVVVTMLLSIPISRAVAKGLEVESFTASLNAKASIGLIALSLVLTLIASIIPSRIAAKKDPVEALRTE; translated from the coding sequence GTGTTAGAACTTAAAAATATAGTTAAGAAGTATAATACTGGTGGTAGTCAAGTAGCAGTACTAAAGTCTGTAAATATTCATTTTAGAGAAAATGAGTTTGTATCGATTTTAGGTGCGAGTGGAAGTGGAAAAACGACGCTATTAAACATTATAGGTGGTTTAGATAAATATACATCTGGTGATATGGCTCTTATGGGGCGTTCTACTAAAGAGTTTAAAGATAGAGATTGGGATAGTTATAGAAATGGGACTATAGGCTTTGTCTTTCAAAGCTATAATTTAATAGCTCACTTAAGTGTTATTGAAAATGTAAAATTAGCTTTGTCTATCTCGGGGCATTCTAATTCAGAAAACCATGAAAAGGCCAAGAAAGTATTAGAAGATGTTGGATTAGCGGAGCATCTGTATAAAAAACCTAATCAACTTTCTGGAGGACAGATGCAGAGGGTGGCGATTGCTCGTGCATTAGTAACTGATCCAAAGATTATTCTTGCTGATGAGCCTACAGGAGCTTTAGATAGTAAGACTAGTGTTCAGATTATGGAACTTATAAAAGAGATAAGTAAGACGAAGTTGGTTATAATGGTAACGCATAATCCAGAAATAGCGAAAAAATATAGTGATAGAATAGTAAGGGTTAAAGATGGAGAGATTCAAGAAGATACAAATCCGTATGTGACTAACGATATTACTGACAATGGATTTTCTTTGAAGAAAACTGCAATGGCATTTAGTAGTGCAATTAAATCTAGTTTTAAGAACCTTCTTACGAAGAAATTTCGTACGTTTATGACGGTTGCCGCTAGCAGTATAGGGATTATTAGTATAGGTCTAGTATTATCTATTTCATCGGGAATGGATAAATATATTCAAACGATGCAAAACGAAAATTTATCATCGATGCCGATTATGATTAGTGCAAATCAGGTAAATTTCGGACTTAGTGTTGATGATGACAATTCAGAAAAAGACTCTAATGGCTCAGAATTAGTACCGAAGTCTAGTCGTGATGTACATAGAAACTTGTATTCGGTGGATGCATTAGGGAATGGAGAAACATTTATAAACTATATTCAAAATAATGCGAAGGATTATTATTCTGCGATTGAATTTACTCAAGGATATACAATACAGGCATTAACTAAAAATGCAAAAGGTGATGTAATTGCTGTAAAACAAGATCAAGATGCATTAGGTGATAGTATTTTTGGGGTATTGCCAGAAGATAAGAATATGATTATGAATCAATATGAAGTGGTAAAATCATCTAAAGATAATTTTGAATATCCTAGTGATAATGAAGTTGTATTATTTACTGCGAAAAATAACGAAATCGATAAAGCTACGTTGAAAGCATTAGGTTTTGATGAAAATTCAAAAGTTAAGTATGAAGATATTATTGGAAAAGAATTTAGCGTTATAGATAATAATAACTATTATAGAAAAATTGGTGATGGTTTTGTTCCACGTGATGTTGATACTAAGATGTATGATGTAGGAACTAAGGTTAAAGTAGTGGCTATATTAAAAGCTAAAGATAGTTTCACTAGACCTCAGATGACAATCGGATATACAAAATCATTGCAAAATAAGATGCTGGAAAAAGAGGCTAAATCTGATATTGTAGTTGCACAAGAAAAGGATAAAACTGTAAATGTGGCGACGCGTCAGAAGATTGATGCGGATATGGCAGATCAGATTCTTGCGACAATAGGTGGAAAATCTACACCAAGCGCAATTATGCTTTATCCAAAATCTTTCAATGATCGTGATAAAATAGCTGAGGTTATTAATAATTTCAATAAGAAAGTGGCTGAGAAATATGGTTCAGACAGCTCAGATTATCATAAATATAGTATCACATATGCGGATATGGCGAAGCAGATGACAACAATTATGTCACAGATGATTAATACAATTTCGTTAATCTTATCGGCATTTGCGGGAATTTCATTAATTGTATCATCTATTATGATAGGTATACTAACGTATGTATCTGTAGTGGAAAGAACGAAAGAAATAGGTATTCTCCGTGCAATCGGTGCTCGAAAAAAAGATATTACAAGAATCTTTATCGCGGAAGCAGGATTAATCGGATTTATTTCCGGTGCTGTAGGTGTAGTGGTGACTATGCTTCTATCTATTCCTATTAGTAGAGCTGTTGCTAAGGGATTAGAAGTGGAGAGTTTTACAGCATCATTAAACGCTAAAGCCTCAATAGGATTAATAGCTCTTAGTTTAGTACTAACACTTATAGCTAGTATCATTCCATCGAGAATAGCTGCGAAGAAAGACCCAGTAGAAGCGCTAAGAACTGAATAA
- a CDS encoding DUF1648 domain-containing protein: MRVDKKSLFLGVAICLLPILIGMYYYNVLPEQIAVHFNAKGESDNFVSKTRAIVELPIFFAIVQVIISLVVDFDKTPKKGALIIKGIVPLISVLVQGGLIAYALDNNFNVTQLTAFVIGIVFIILGNYLPKKEFWGKYNFNLFGLEKGVNEQKVIRAYALLMTFSGVAIFISGFFSSTVALVLIVISAIASTVLPFYLVKKYKA, translated from the coding sequence ATGAGAGTAGATAAAAAGAGTTTGTTTTTAGGAGTTGCTATATGCTTATTACCGATATTAATAGGGATGTACTACTATAATGTGTTGCCTGAACAAATAGCTGTACATTTCAATGCTAAAGGAGAGTCTGATAATTTTGTGAGTAAAACTCGTGCGATTGTCGAACTTCCTATATTCTTTGCTATAGTTCAGGTTATAATTTCATTAGTTGTAGACTTTGATAAAACTCCTAAAAAGGGTGCGTTAATTATTAAGGGAATTGTACCTTTGATAAGTGTTCTAGTTCAAGGTGGATTAATAGCATATGCTTTAGATAATAATTTTAATGTTACACAATTAACAGCGTTTGTTATAGGTATAGTGTTTATTATTCTTGGTAACTATCTGCCTAAAAAAGAATTTTGGGGGAAATACAATTTTAATCTTTTTGGTTTAGAAAAAGGTGTCAATGAGCAAAAAGTGATTAGAGCCTATGCATTGCTTATGACCTTTAGTGGAGTTGCTATATTTATTAGTGGATTCTTTAGTTCAACAGTAGCGTTAGTTTTAATAGTTATTTCGGCAATTGCCTCTACGGTTTTACCTTTTTACTTGGTTAAAAAATATAAAGCTTAG
- a CDS encoding autorepressor SdpR family transcription factor: MSETLKAISDPVRRNILEMLKEEKKSAGELASEFHLTGATVSYHLTQLKKAGLILETRHKNFIYYELNASVFEEVLVWIYGLGGKDDESR; the protein is encoded by the coding sequence ATGAGTGAAACTTTAAAAGCAATATCTGATCCAGTAAGAAGAAATATACTAGAAATGTTGAAAGAAGAGAAGAAAAGTGCTGGAGAACTAGCTTCGGAATTTCATTTAACAGGAGCTACTGTCTCTTATCATTTAACTCAGTTGAAAAAAGCGGGTTTGATATTAGAAACTAGGCATAAAAATTTTATATATTATGAGTTGAATGCCAGTGTATTCGAAGAAGTACTGGTATGGATTTATGGTTTGGGAGGAAAAGACGATGAGAGTAGATAA